AATTCACTCAACGACAATTAGTGGGAGAAGTACGAAGACGCCCACTGATTTTTCGATGTTGTAGCTTGCTGAAACGAGTTCGCTCTTCCTTTTAACTGAATAGTTATGGTAAAATGATATCTTTAATGCGATTTTTTGAATGGGTGAGGAAACATTATAACCGATTCTCTAAAAATATTTATAAATAGCGTGACTAATCGATTTTGTGGATGAGGGGGCTAACAAATATTCATACCCCAACTCATATGTAGATGTGTCCTCTTAACTATCATGTGATTCATTAGCTAGGATGTAAATGTTGGACAAACTAAAATAGACCATCTTATTGCCTTTATCACAGAGCAGAGATAACTCTATATAGCCGGAAGATAAGGACGCTCATGTCCTGATTCACTCAACGGCAATCACTGGGAGAAGAACGAAAATGCCCACTGATTTAAGGGGCGTTTTCTTTACTGTTTGTTATTTGTGAGCTAGCTGTTAATCCGTTTTACTGCCGTTACTTTTTTTACTTTCAAAACACTTTAACTACTTTCATTTTCTATCTGTGCCCCAGATTTTTTAATACGCTTAAGGTGAAAGTTTAAGAAATCTGACGAAGATGAAAGTAACTTTTTTTATGACATTATGTGATTTTCTTCACATACTTTTGTTTTTCGTCTAAAAAAAGGAGTGACTAGTATGGCACAGGCAGTAAAGCAGCAGGGACAAAGGAGCCAAACGGTTAAATCAGAAAATAAGCGTCCAGCAGATGTGAGATGGCGGCCTCTTTTCATCACCTTGGCTATCGGTATTATTTTTTGGTTTATTCCTGCACCAGCAGGCTTAGAGCAAGAGGCATGGCATCTTTTCTCTATTTTCGTAGCAACGATAGTTGGACTTATTATTAAACCTCTTCCAATGGGAAGTGTCGCGATTTTAGCATTAACCGCTACTGTATTGACACAGACATTGACGATTGATCAAGCATTGTCGGGTTTTCAAAATTCGACCATTTGGCTCATTGTCATTGCCTTTTTTATTTCCCGCGGTTTTATCAAAACGGGATTAGGCTCACGTGTCGCCTATCTTTTCGTGAAACGATTTGGGAAAAAAACACTGGGACTCTCGTATTCCTTAGTGGCAAGTGACTTAATGTTGTCGCCGGCAATGCCATCTAATACGGCTCGTTCAGGAGGCATTTTATTTCCGATAGTCCGTTCGCTCTCGGAAAGTTATGGATCAAAAGTGGGAGATGGGACGGAAAGAAAAATTGGAAGCTATTTAACGAAAGTCACATTTCAAGGTGATATGATCACATCGGCAATGTTCCTAACAGCGATGGCTGCAAACCCTTTAGCCATGCAAATCGCCTTTGATATTACAGGGGAGACACTCTCCTGGACGGGGTGGGCATTAGCGGCACTCGTGCCTGGCCTTATTAGTTTAATGCTTATTCCATATGTCATCTATAAACTGTATCCACCTGAGATTAAAGAGACACCGGCTGCCACAACAATGGCAAGAGATAAACTAAAAGAGATGGGGCCGCTTAAACGAGAAGAGTGGGCAATGATCGGCGTTTTTTTCCTGGTACTTGTCTTATGGATTTTCGGGACTAACTTTGGGATCAATGCCACAGCCACAGCTTTTATCGGTTTATCTGTCCTTCTTATAAGCCAAGTATTAACATGGGCTGATATTAAAAAAGAAGAAGGCGCCTGGGATACCCTTGTGTGGTTTGCTGTCCTTGTTATGCTAGCGTCTTTTTTAAACGAACTAGGTATGATTCCATGGTTTAGCGCGTTAATGGGTGACATGGTAAGTGGCTTTAACTGGGTGTGGACATTGATTATTCTCACTGTTGTCTACTTCTATTCCCACTATTTCTTTGCAAGTAATACAGCGCATGTCAGTGCCATGTACGCCGCTTTCCTTGCTGTTTTAGTAGCAGCAGGCGCGCCGCCACTCGTATCTGCACTCATCCTTGCGTTTTTTAGTAACTTGTTTGGTTGTTTAACACATTACAGCTGTGGTCCTGCTCCTGTGTTTTTCGGATCGGGTTATGTGAGCCAAAACAAGTGGTGGTCATTAGGGCTTATTATATCTGTCATCCACATTATTGTATGGCTAGGTATCGGGGGCCTCTGGTGGAAGGTGTTAGGCCTTTGGTAAACCATAGATGGATTAAAAAAGCGGGGGTTATGACATGAGAGAAATATCGACGAGAACGATAACAGATAAAGTAAGAGAATTATGTATCAAAGCGGCTTATGATTTGCCAGAAGACGTGGAAGTGTTGCTGAAGCAAGGGTTAGAGAAAGAAGAATCTGACTTTGGTAAATATAGCTTAGACAAAATTATTAAAAATGTGTCATTGGCGCGTCATGATCATGTGCCGATGTGCCAGGATACAGGTATTACAGTCATACTCGTGCGACTTGGCCAGCAAGTAAAAATTGTCGGCGGAAGTATGACAGAAGCAATCAATGAAGGTGTACGACAAGGTTATACAGACGGGTACTTGAGAAAATCAGTTGTAGCTGATCCTTTGTTAAATCGAGTGAACACAGGAGATAACACACCGGCTGTGATTCATACTGAAGTAGTGGAAGGAGACGCCCTTCATATTCAAATCCTTCCTAAAGGAGCCGGAAGTGAAAATATGGGTGCGGTGAAAATGTGTAAACCATCAGAAGGAATGGATGGTGTGATGGACTTCATCGTCGATTCAGTCACGAATGCTGGGGGGAATCCCTGTCCACCGATTATCGTCGGTGTTGGCATCGGCGGGACGATGGATCAATGCACACTATTAGCGAAAAAAGCATTGGCTCGCCATGCTGGGTCAGCGCATCCTGAACCGGGATATGCCGAGATGGAACAACAACTTCTTGAGCGTATTAATCGCTTGGGGATTGGGCCACAAGGTTTTGGTGGACGTGTAACGGCTCTTGCTGTTCATATTGAAACTTTTCCAACGCATATAGCGATGCTACCTGTATGCGTCACACTTAATTGTCACGCAGCACGACACACTGAAGCGACTTTATAGGAGGGTTAGACATGGCTGAACAAAAAGCATTAACGATCCCGCTCACATATGACCAAGTAA
The Salipaludibacillus sp. LMS25 DNA segment above includes these coding regions:
- a CDS encoding anion permease — its product is MAQAVKQQGQRSQTVKSENKRPADVRWRPLFITLAIGIIFWFIPAPAGLEQEAWHLFSIFVATIVGLIIKPLPMGSVAILALTATVLTQTLTIDQALSGFQNSTIWLIVIAFFISRGFIKTGLGSRVAYLFVKRFGKKTLGLSYSLVASDLMLSPAMPSNTARSGGILFPIVRSLSESYGSKVGDGTERKIGSYLTKVTFQGDMITSAMFLTAMAANPLAMQIAFDITGETLSWTGWALAALVPGLISLMLIPYVIYKLYPPEIKETPAATTMARDKLKEMGPLKREEWAMIGVFFLVLVLWIFGTNFGINATATAFIGLSVLLISQVLTWADIKKEEGAWDTLVWFAVLVMLASFLNELGMIPWFSALMGDMVSGFNWVWTLIILTVVYFYSHYFFASNTAHVSAMYAAFLAVLVAAGAPPLVSALILAFFSNLFGCLTHYSCGPAPVFFGSGYVSQNKWWSLGLIISVIHIIVWLGIGGLWWKVLGLW
- a CDS encoding fumarate hydratase, whose product is MREISTRTITDKVRELCIKAAYDLPEDVEVLLKQGLEKEESDFGKYSLDKIIKNVSLARHDHVPMCQDTGITVILVRLGQQVKIVGGSMTEAINEGVRQGYTDGYLRKSVVADPLLNRVNTGDNTPAVIHTEVVEGDALHIQILPKGAGSENMGAVKMCKPSEGMDGVMDFIVDSVTNAGGNPCPPIIVGVGIGGTMDQCTLLAKKALARHAGSAHPEPGYAEMEQQLLERINRLGIGPQGFGGRVTALAVHIETFPTHIAMLPVCVTLNCHAARHTEATL